The Clostridium aceticum genomic interval GAGGTGTGGAACTACTAACAAATACGGTGGAAGGGTTTTTAGATATTCCCATTCATTATTATGTTAGAGTAAACTACAAAGCTGTGGAAGAATTGGTAGAAGCGTTAGGTGGTGTAACTGTCGACGTACCTATAGATATGAAGTATTCTGATCCCTACGATGACCCGCCGCTTCATATCGATATAAAGAAAGGGCAGCAGGTCTTAGGAGGAAAAGACGCCCTTCATTTTTTGCGTTTTAGGAGTGGTTATGCCAACCAAGACTTAGGAAGGATTCAAGCACAACAAAAATTTGTACATGCTTTGATGGATAAAATGATGTCCCCTATGACTATTTTCAAAGTCCCTACATTAACAAAAACTTTTTATAATAACGTAGATACCAATATCCCCAAGAACAAAATGCTTTCATTAGGCATAAAAGGCTTAAGAGCAAAGTTCCAGGAAATTACTAAGTTAACATTGCCGGGATCTACTGCAATGGTAAATGGTATCTCCTACTACATCGTGAAGGATCAAGATATACAAACGATAAAGGAAAGTCATTTAACAGCATCTAGTGAATTAAAGTCTAATAGTGTCATTGAAGTGTTAAATGGATGCGGTGTAAGCGGCGTAGCTGCGGAATTTGCTAAAAAGCTGGAAAGAGAGTCCATTACAGTTGCAACCATAGGAAATTATGAAACAAATGATATGAGTGAATCCTTTATAGAATATCATCCCAAACATAAAAAGGAGGCACGAAAGGTAGGCAAAGCTTTAGGAATAAAGAAACTTATAGAAGTAAAAGAGGAGATGACAACAGTAGATATCAGCGTTGTAGTGGGAAAAGATTTAGTTGAAAATTAATCATTAAAAGCCTCCCCTATTATAAAAAAGACCCATACCCACAAAGAATTTTGTTTTGGAGAAATTGACATATATTTAAGGAATCAAAATATATTATAACTGTATACATTTATCGAGGACAGTATACAGATTCTTTTAAAACAAGATTAACTTAAGTATGTAAAGACATCACTTATGTAATTGAGTAATAGGGGGGGCAATATGGGAAACTTAGGGGCTTTTTTGTTGTTTATTTTAGGTATAATTATCATTATTAAGGGTGGGGACTGGTTTGTTGAATCTGCTGTTTGGGTGGCCAAAGTAACAGGAGTACCTAATGTACTAATTGGTGCTACAATTGTAAGCATAGCAACAACACTACCTGAGCTGTTGGTCTCTTCCATTGCTACTTATCAGCATCACTATGATGTTGCAATAGGCAATGTGGTAGGATCTATGGTTTGTAATATTGGGCTTATATTGGGGCTAACAGCTTTATTATCTCCAATAAAAATTCAACCCAGCAGATTCGCTGTCAAGGGTTTTTTTATGCTGCTTTGTGGTATAGTATTGTTATTTTTAGCCAAAGATACCATTATTACATCTCAAGAAGGAAACCTATTTATTATACTATTTTTTATATATATTGTTATGAACATATTAGAGTTCAAAAGTACTGGAAGAAGTAATAAGGAGCACTATGAGGTTTCTAGTTTAAGTAGAAATAATGTGAAAATAAACATAGGAAAATTTATAATAGGTGCTTTGTTTATTACTGGGGGAGCAAGACTATTGGTAAACAATGGTATTATTATTGCTGAATTAGTGGGTGTACCACAGCAAGTAATAAGCTTAACGCTAATTGCTCTAGGAACCTCCCTTCCTGAATTAACTACAGCTATAGGATCTGTAATAAAGGGTCATGGAGAAATCTCTGTAGGAAATATTTTAGGTGCCAATATTCTTGACATTGTGATGGTACTAGGTGTATGCTCAAAGTTAGGAGAAGGGGGCATGGTTATCAACTATCAAAATATCATGTTGGGATCAACCATTCATAATGTGCCTCAATCCTTATATCTAGACATTCCAGTAGCTTTACTAATGATGCTGATTTTGGTTTTAGGAGGATTTTTAAAAGGAGCGATTAGTCGTACTATAGGTTTCAGCGTATTATGTATCTACATTATGTACTTAGGTATATTAGCTAAACTATTTATATAAAAAGAGGAGGAGTTAAATGAAAAGTACAACCTTTGATTTAGTAGCAAAAGTAGTCAAATCTATTGATGATAAATTAGGACAGAACATAACTGTATTGGATTTAAACGGTATAACTACCTTATGCGACTATTTTGTTATCACCAGTACTCCCTCTATCCGGCAAGTAAAGGCAATTACCGACGAGATTCAGGATAGATTAGAAGAAGAAGGGATTTATGTGTTGCACAGAGAGGGTTATACTTCAGGGAGATGGGTACTCTTAGATTATGGAGACATTGTCATTCATATACTTTATAAGGAAGATCGAGAATTTTATAATATAGAAGGAATTTGGAAGGATGCAGTAACAATAGATGTTGACAAAATAATTAATAATAATATATAATTAAATACAATATACTAAATAAGTATGAATTATTAGAAAAAACTAATCATATAAAATAGTACAAGGAGTAGTAAACAGAAAATGCTTTTTTAGAGAGTTGATGGCTGGTGAAAATCAACAAAGCACACTGTTGAACTTGCCTTATTTCATTTATGCTATTTAGGATGGAATCCTTTATCAACCGAAGAAGTGGACTTTCTGTCAATTAGGGTGGTACCGCGGACTATTGTGCTCCGTCCCTAAATAGACATGAAAGTTTTTGTTTTATCCAGAAAAAATTGACATTGAAGGAGGAAGATTAAGTAGATGGCTACTTATGATTTTAAAAAAATTGAAGAAATATGGCAAAATCGATGGGAAACTGAAAAGCTATTTGCTACCTATAATGAAGATCAACCTAAGTATTATGTACTGGAAATGTTTCCGTACCCATCAGGTAAAATCCATATGGGGCACGTTAGAAATTATTCTATAGGAGATGTTATTGCTAGATATAAAAAGATGAAGGGCTATAATGTCCTACATCCAATGGGCTGGGATGCTTTTGGGCTACCTGCAGAAAATGCAGCTATTAAGCATGGTATTCATCCTGGTATTTGGACGGAACAAAACATTAAAGACATGAAGGAGCAGCTAAGTACATTAGGTTTAAGCTATGACTGGGATCGTGAAATAGCAACCTGTAACCAAGACTATTATAAGTGGACCCAATGGCTATTTTTACAGTTTTATCACGAAGGCTTAGCTTATAAGAAGGAATCTAGGGTAAACTGGTGTCCGTCTTGTGAAACAGTTTTAGCAAATGAGCAGGTTGTCAGTGGAAAATGTGAGAGATGCGATAGCTCTGTTGGAAAAAAGATGTTAAACCAATGGTATTTTAAGATTACAGAGTATGCAGAGCAATTATTAGAGGATATAAAAGCATTGGAAGGTTGGCCTCACAAGGTAAAAGTTATGCAGGAAAACTGGATAGGCAAAAGTACCGGAGCAGAAATTGAATTTGAGATTGAAGGATATCAAGATAAATTAACAGTATTTACTACTAGACCAGATACAGTTTTTGGAGCAACCTATATGGTTTTAGCACCAGAGCATCCTTATGTAAAGGAATTAGTAGAAGGCACTGAGTTTGAAGAGGCTGTCGATGCTTTTGTTACAAAGCTTCAGCACATGTCTGATATCGAGAGAACTTCAACAGATACAGAAAAAGAAGGTCTTTTTATAGGACGATATTGTATCAATCCTCTATCCGGTGAAAAAGTACCTATTTATATTGCTAATTATGTCTTGGTGGACTATGGTACAGGTGCCATCATGGCAGTACCAGCCCACGACCAGAGAGACTTGGACTTTGCCAAAAAATATAATATTTCCGTAGTACCAGTTATTCAATCGGAAGAAAAAGAATTTTCTATAGATGATGAAGCCTATGACGGTAGTGGTATTATGATCAATTCAGGAGAATTTAATGGACTCAAAAATGAAGAAGCCTTCAATAGGATTTGTGATCTTATGGAAAAGCAAGGTATTGGTAGAAGAAAGATTAGCTATCGATTGAGAGATTGGCTGTTATCTAGACAAAGATATTGGGGAACACCGATACCTATCGTCTATTGCGATGACTGTGGTATTGTACCTGTAAAAGAAGAAAACTTACCGGTGCAACTTCCCTTAGACGTTAAATTTACAGGAGCGGGCTTATCTCCCCTTACTACTAGCGAAACCTTTATTCATACACCTTGTCCTAAGTGTGGTAAAACCGCTAGAAGGGAAACAGATACGATGGATACCTTTGTTGACTCTTCTTGGTATTTCTTACGATATGCTGATCCTAAAAATGAAAGCCTTCCTTTTGGTAAAGATGTAACAAACTACTGGATGCCGGTGGACCAATATATTGGTGGGGTTGAACATGCAATTTTACACCTTTTATATTCTAGATTCTTTACAAAGGTCATCAAGGACTTAAAGTTAATAGATATAGAAGAGCCCTTCAAGAATTTATTAACGCAAGGCATGGTGTTGAAAGATGGAGCGAAAATGTCTAAGTCAAAAGGCAATACTGTAAGTCCTGAAGAAATTATTGAGAAGTATGGAGCAGATACAGCGAGACTGTTTGTATTATTTGCAGCACCACCAGAAAGAGACTTAGAATGGAGTGACCAAGGGGTTGAAGGTTGTTCAAGATTTTTAAATCGTGTATGGCGTCTTGTAGAAGAAGCTATAGAAAATCATCTATTAGACAATAAGACTGAGGAGATGAATAAGCAAGATAAAGATCTTCAGTATATGATCCACAAAACCATCAAAAGGGTTACTGAAGATATAGAAGGAAGATTTAACTTTAATACTGCTGTTAGTGGTATAATGGAATTAGTAAATGACTTATATAAATATAAAGAAATTGATAAGGATAAAATCAATGGTACTTTATTTAAAGAAGGTATTGAAACGGTGATTTTATTATTAGCACCCTTTGCTCCCCATATTACTGAAGAACTTTGGGAAAAAATAGGTAAAGATACTAGGATCTATTTAACACAATGGCCTGTTTATAAGGCGGAGGCTATTGTTAAAGACGAAGTAGAAATTGTTGTGCAGATTAATGGAAAGCTTAGAGAAAAATTGATGCTTCCAGCAAATATTACAAAAGAAGACATGGAAAAGCTAGCAATAGAAAATGAAAAAATTCAACAATTTCTTGAGGGAAAAGAGATCAAAAAGGTAATAGCAGTGCCTAAAAAGTTGGTAAATATTGTGGTGAAGTAAGGAAAAAGGAGGGGGACAGTATGGATAGAAATTTGCATCCTATTATAAAGAGTTTTATTCCAGTAGTAGAAGGAATTGCTAAAACCCTTGGAAAAAACTGTGAAGTTGTGCTGCATGAGCTTAAGAATTCCAAAAAGTCCATAGTAGAGATCTGTAATGGTGAAGTAACTGGAAGATCTATAGGAAGTCCAATGCTGGATGTAGGTATTCAAGCTATTAGAAAAGGAAATGAAGCAGACAATATACTAAACTATAGAAATAAAACTTCTGATGGTAGGGTGTTAAAATCCTCGACCATGTTTATTAGGGATGAAAAAGATGAGATTATAGGTTGTTTATGTATCAATATTGATATTTCTGAATTTATCGTGGCACAAAAAGCCTTTGAGGAAATTGTAAAAACAGACATCAAAGGGGAAGTAAACTTAGGAGATTTTCCGCATAACAATGTAAATGATGTATTGATCAATATTGTTTCAGAGACCCTAGACAGATATGGAAAGCCGGTTTCCTATATGAATAAAGAAGAAAAAGTCAATATTGTTAAAAAACTAGATGAACAAGGGGCTTTTTTAATTAAGGGAGCTATCGATTATGTTGCCAAAATTCTTTGTGTTTCCCGCTATACAATCTACAATTATTTAGATGAAATACGAGTAAATGGTTAAAACTATAAAGGGATGTATTATCTTAAAGAAACGAAGGAGTCGATGGATGTGAGACAAGAAATCAATACTACAAAAGCACCAGCAGCTATTGGACCATATTCACAAGCAGTAAAGACAGGACATTTATTATTTGTATCTGGACAGCTGCCTATGAATCCAGAAACAATGGAAATTGTTGAAGGAGATATTCAAGTTCAAACAAAACAAGCTTTGGAAAACTTGAAGGCCATCGTAGAGGAAGCTGGGTTAACGTTAAAGGATATTATTAAAACCACTGTATTCATAAAGGATATGGAGGATTTTGCTAAGATTAACGAAGTATATGCTACCTATTTCAAAGATACTAAGCCAGCTAGGGCTTGTGTAGAAGTGGCAAGACTGCCCAGAGATGTTGGCGTTGAAATTGAAGCTATTGCTGTAGTGGAGTAAGAGCAGTATTGCTGAATAAAGTTATCGGCTAGTATCTTAGCAAAACCTGTAATAAATTGTAGAATAAGAATAGTAGTGGTCACTGCAGAACCACTGAAAAAGTGTTTTTGTCATCTTAAAAACCATACTTTTTCAGTAACTCTTGTCGATGACCACTATTTTTTGTTTAAAAAAGCTTACTCAGTAAATACTAAGATTATCCTAAGGTAGGAGGAAAACAAATGAAGGATTATAGTATTTTTGATATCGTGGGACCCAATATGATTGGGCCTTCTA includes:
- a CDS encoding RidA family protein, with translation MYYLKETKESMDVRQEINTTKAPAAIGPYSQAVKTGHLLFVSGQLPMNPETMEIVEGDIQVQTKQALENLKAIVEEAGLTLKDIIKTTVFIKDMEDFAKINEVYATYFKDTKPARACVEVARLPRDVGVEIEAIAVVE
- a CDS encoding LCP family protein: MGRRTKQKKRPVGFILVLVVVVVAGIFFINNKSSHRINILVLGVDALNLQKSQATRADTIMLLSTEGDGSNPVLISIPRDTRVNIPGRRSPEKINHAHAYGGVELLTNTVEGFLDIPIHYYVRVNYKAVEELVEALGGVTVDVPIDMKYSDPYDDPPLHIDIKKGQQVLGGKDALHFLRFRSGYANQDLGRIQAQQKFVHALMDKMMSPMTIFKVPTLTKTFYNNVDTNIPKNKMLSLGIKGLRAKFQEITKLTLPGSTAMVNGISYYIVKDQDIQTIKESHLTASSELKSNSVIEVLNGCGVSGVAAEFAKKLERESITVATIGNYETNDMSESFIEYHPKHKKEARKVGKALGIKKLIEVKEEMTTVDISVVVGKDLVEN
- a CDS encoding calcium/sodium antiporter produces the protein MGNLGAFLLFILGIIIIIKGGDWFVESAVWVAKVTGVPNVLIGATIVSIATTLPELLVSSIATYQHHYDVAIGNVVGSMVCNIGLILGLTALLSPIKIQPSRFAVKGFFMLLCGIVLLFLAKDTIITSQEGNLFIILFFIYIVMNILEFKSTGRSNKEHYEVSSLSRNNVKINIGKFIIGALFITGGARLLVNNGIIIAELVGVPQQVISLTLIALGTSLPELTTAIGSVIKGHGEISVGNILGANILDIVMVLGVCSKLGEGGMVINYQNIMLGSTIHNVPQSLYLDIPVALLMMLILVLGGFLKGAISRTIGFSVLCIYIMYLGILAKLFI
- the leuS gene encoding leucine--tRNA ligase, whose amino-acid sequence is MATYDFKKIEEIWQNRWETEKLFATYNEDQPKYYVLEMFPYPSGKIHMGHVRNYSIGDVIARYKKMKGYNVLHPMGWDAFGLPAENAAIKHGIHPGIWTEQNIKDMKEQLSTLGLSYDWDREIATCNQDYYKWTQWLFLQFYHEGLAYKKESRVNWCPSCETVLANEQVVSGKCERCDSSVGKKMLNQWYFKITEYAEQLLEDIKALEGWPHKVKVMQENWIGKSTGAEIEFEIEGYQDKLTVFTTRPDTVFGATYMVLAPEHPYVKELVEGTEFEEAVDAFVTKLQHMSDIERTSTDTEKEGLFIGRYCINPLSGEKVPIYIANYVLVDYGTGAIMAVPAHDQRDLDFAKKYNISVVPVIQSEEKEFSIDDEAYDGSGIMINSGEFNGLKNEEAFNRICDLMEKQGIGRRKISYRLRDWLLSRQRYWGTPIPIVYCDDCGIVPVKEENLPVQLPLDVKFTGAGLSPLTTSETFIHTPCPKCGKTARRETDTMDTFVDSSWYFLRYADPKNESLPFGKDVTNYWMPVDQYIGGVEHAILHLLYSRFFTKVIKDLKLIDIEEPFKNLLTQGMVLKDGAKMSKSKGNTVSPEEIIEKYGADTARLFVLFAAPPERDLEWSDQGVEGCSRFLNRVWRLVEEAIENHLLDNKTEEMNKQDKDLQYMIHKTIKRVTEDIEGRFNFNTAVSGIMELVNDLYKYKEIDKDKINGTLFKEGIETVILLLAPFAPHITEELWEKIGKDTRIYLTQWPVYKAEAIVKDEVEIVVQINGKLREKLMLPANITKEDMEKLAIENEKIQQFLEGKEIKKVIAVPKKLVNIVVK
- a CDS encoding helix-turn-helix transcriptional regulator; the protein is MDRNLHPIIKSFIPVVEGIAKTLGKNCEVVLHELKNSKKSIVEICNGEVTGRSIGSPMLDVGIQAIRKGNEADNILNYRNKTSDGRVLKSSTMFIRDEKDEIIGCLCINIDISEFIVAQKAFEEIVKTDIKGEVNLGDFPHNNVNDVLINIVSETLDRYGKPVSYMNKEEKVNIVKKLDEQGAFLIKGAIDYVAKILCVSRYTIYNYLDEIRVNG
- the rsfS gene encoding ribosome silencing factor, which gives rise to MKSTTFDLVAKVVKSIDDKLGQNITVLDLNGITTLCDYFVITSTPSIRQVKAITDEIQDRLEEEGIYVLHREGYTSGRWVLLDYGDIVIHILYKEDREFYNIEGIWKDAVTIDVDKIINNNI